The Chthoniobacterales bacterium genome includes a window with the following:
- the hutU gene encoding urocanate hydratase, translated as MSSPRPIRAPRGNEMSCKGWHQEAALRMLMNNLDPEVAENPDRLIVYGGTGRAARSWEAFDAIVRSLRELENDETLLIQSGKPVGVFRTHDEAPRVLIANSNLVGHWSNYAEFNRLERMGLTMYGQMTAGSWIYIGSQGIVQGTFETFAEAGRKHFGGTLEGKFVVTGGLGGMGGAQPLAATMNGARFLGVDVDSARIEKRLQSGYCDKLATSLDEALELLDRARAKQEALSVGLVGNCADVLPEMVKRGVVPDVLTDQTSAHDALNGYVPNGMSLAEALELRASDPEKYVEKSMRSMGMHVEAMLALQKMGAITFDYGNNIRTQAKKAGVENAFDIPGFVPEYIRPLFCEGKGPFRWVALSGDPADIARTDQLALELFPEDKTLARWIKLARERIHFQGLPSRICWLGFGARAKFGVAMNELVRRGEIKAPIVIGRDHLDTGSVASPFRETEGMIDGSDAIADWALLNALVNTAAGASWISIHNGGGVGIGYSQHAGMVVVADGTESAKRRLERVLTSDPGMGVLRHADAGYQRAIDFAGTHSVRIPMEPKARD; from the coding sequence ATGAGCAGTCCACGACCCATTCGCGCTCCGCGCGGCAACGAAATGAGCTGCAAAGGCTGGCACCAGGAAGCTGCCCTGCGAATGCTCATGAACAATCTCGATCCGGAGGTGGCCGAGAATCCGGACCGGCTCATTGTGTATGGCGGAACCGGTCGAGCGGCGCGGAGTTGGGAAGCGTTCGACGCGATTGTCCGCTCGCTCCGGGAATTGGAGAACGACGAGACACTTCTCATCCAATCCGGCAAACCGGTGGGCGTTTTCCGGACCCACGACGAAGCGCCGCGTGTTTTGATCGCGAATTCAAACCTGGTCGGGCATTGGTCGAACTACGCGGAGTTCAACCGCCTCGAGCGAATGGGGCTCACCATGTATGGCCAAATGACGGCCGGCTCGTGGATCTATATCGGCAGCCAGGGAATTGTGCAGGGGACGTTTGAAACCTTTGCCGAAGCGGGCCGCAAACATTTCGGCGGCACCCTGGAAGGAAAATTTGTCGTTACCGGCGGCCTCGGGGGAATGGGCGGGGCCCAACCCCTGGCCGCGACGATGAATGGGGCGCGGTTCCTCGGTGTGGACGTCGATTCAGCGCGGATTGAGAAGCGATTGCAGAGCGGGTACTGCGATAAATTGGCTACCTCGCTCGATGAGGCGCTGGAATTGCTCGATCGGGCGCGCGCAAAGCAGGAAGCTCTCTCGGTCGGCCTGGTCGGAAATTGCGCCGATGTTTTGCCCGAGATGGTGAAGCGTGGGGTCGTGCCCGATGTCCTCACCGATCAGACGAGCGCGCACGACGCGCTCAATGGTTATGTCCCGAACGGGATGTCGCTCGCCGAGGCGCTGGAGTTGCGCGCGAGCGATCCCGAAAAATATGTCGAGAAGTCAATGCGTTCGATGGGAATGCACGTGGAGGCAATGCTCGCGCTGCAAAAAATGGGCGCGATCACTTTTGATTACGGCAACAACATCCGGACGCAGGCGAAAAAGGCCGGAGTAGAAAACGCGTTCGATATTCCCGGCTTCGTTCCCGAATACATTCGGCCGCTCTTCTGTGAAGGGAAAGGGCCGTTCCGATGGGTCGCGTTGAGTGGTGATCCGGCGGACATCGCGCGGACCGACCAGCTCGCCCTCGAACTCTTCCCAGAGGACAAGACGCTTGCCCGCTGGATCAAGCTGGCCAGGGAGCGGATCCATTTCCAGGGCCTGCCGTCGCGGATTTGCTGGCTCGGATTTGGCGCGCGAGCCAAATTTGGCGTGGCCATGAACGAATTGGTCAGGCGCGGCGAGATCAAAGCGCCGATCGTTATCGGTCGCGATCACCTCGACACCGGGTCGGTCGCTTCTCCCTTCCGCGAAACCGAAGGGATGATCGATGGCAGCGACGCGATCGCAGATTGGGCGTTGCTGAACGCCTTGGTGAATACGGCGGCGGGCGCCTCCTGGATCTCCATTCACAACGGTGGCGGAGTCGGGATCGGTTATTCCCAGCACGCCGGCATGGTAGTAGTGGCGGACGGAACTGAGAGCGCGAAACGAAGACTCGAGCGGGTTTTGACCAGCGATCCGGGCATGGGCGTCCTGCGTCACGCCGATGCCGGCTATCAGCGCGCGATTGATTTTGCCGGGACTCACAGCGTCCGAATTCCAATGGAACCGAAGGCGCGGGATTGA